A section of the Stenotrophomonas sp. 364 genome encodes:
- the smc gene encoding chromosome segregation protein SMC produces the protein MRLSTIKLSGFKSFVDPTTLHLPTNMTGVVGPNGCGKSNIIDAVRWVMGESSASRLRGDSLTDVIFSGSSARKPVSQATVELIFDNTDHTITGEYASFNEISVKRQVSRDGSSNYYLNGTKCRRRDITDLFLGTGLGPRSYSIIEQGMISQIIEARPEDLRVYLEEAAGISKYKERRKETETRIRHTRENLDRLGDLREEIGKQLEHLKRQARQAEQYQALQEERRVKDAEWKALEYRGLDGRLGGLREALSQEETRLQQFIAEQRDAEARIETSRVRREEAADALSTAQAEVYQVGSTLARLEQQIQHQREMSQRLNKARDEAQQALAELGQHISGDEAKLMVLRDAVDEAEPRLEQLQEENEIKQEALRDAEARLADWQQRWEAHTRSTSEASRAGEVERTRVDYLDRQVLEADRRREALSAERASLDLDALAEVFEELHLQHQTQKEALDGLNEQVEERKQAVAVLQDRQRTGQTELAEIRKQAQAARGRLSSLETLQQAALGQEQGAAVAWLKARGLDSGARVGERLTVESGWENAVESALGQLIEGVLVDAPEQLVAELAELGEGRIALVSDSQAPLSVAPTSLAAKVQGPSAIRRLLARLHAAEDLDAARTLQATLDEGDSVITRGGERLGDGWVRVSRSGAAKQGALLREREIVTLRGQIDTLQEREAELEQQLSAFREQLLAGEQHREDAQRQLYQAHRSVSELGGQLQSQQGKVEAARTRIDRIEGELLQLQETLDTGREQVREARARLDDAVTSMGDLEAVRAALEGERRQLTDARDQARDQARNVRESAHSLALTLESQRTQIASLSQALERMSIQRGQLDTRLGELHSQLDQGDSPVQTLQAEHQNALSERVRADRVLGEARTLLDGIDAELRNFEQTRHKRDEQALAQRERISQRKLDQQALVLSAEQLSASVEKAGFVLQDVINTLPEDARVTDWEQTVHQIDGRMRRLEPVNLAAIQEYGEASQRSEYLDAQNTDLTTALETLEDAIRKIDRETRGRFKDTFDRVNAGVQQLYPRLFGGGHAYLELTGEDLLDTGVAIMARPPGKRVSSISLLSGGEKAMTAVALVFAIFQLNPAPFCLLDEVDAPLDEANVGRLANMVKEMSEKVQFLFVSHNKATMEAAHQLSGVTMREPGVSRLVSVDLEEAARLAGAA, from the coding sequence ATGCGTCTGTCCACGATCAAGCTGTCCGGTTTCAAATCCTTCGTCGACCCGACCACCCTGCACCTGCCGACCAACATGACCGGCGTGGTGGGGCCCAATGGCTGTGGCAAGTCCAACATCATCGACGCCGTCCGCTGGGTCATGGGCGAAAGCTCGGCCAGCCGCCTGCGCGGTGACTCCCTCACCGACGTCATCTTCTCCGGCTCCTCCGCACGCAAGCCCGTGTCCCAGGCGACTGTCGAACTGATTTTCGACAACACCGACCACACCATCACCGGCGAGTACGCCTCCTTCAACGAAATCTCGGTCAAGCGCCAGGTCAGCCGCGACGGCAGCAGCAACTACTACCTCAACGGCACCAAATGCCGCCGCCGCGACATCACCGACCTGTTCCTCGGCACCGGCCTCGGCCCGCGCAGCTACTCCATCATCGAACAGGGCATGATCAGCCAGATCATCGAAGCCCGCCCCGAAGACCTGCGCGTGTACCTGGAAGAAGCCGCCGGCATCTCCAAGTACAAGGAACGCCGCAAGGAAACCGAAACCCGCATCCGCCACACCCGCGAAAACCTCGACCGCCTTGGCGACCTGCGCGAGGAAATCGGCAAGCAGCTCGAGCACCTCAAGCGCCAGGCGCGCCAGGCCGAGCAATACCAGGCCCTGCAGGAAGAGCGCCGGGTCAAGGATGCCGAGTGGAAGGCGCTGGAATACCGCGGCCTCGATGGCCGCCTCGGCGGCCTGCGCGAAGCGCTTTCGCAGGAAGAAACCCGCCTGCAGCAGTTCATCGCCGAACAGCGCGATGCCGAAGCCCGCATCGAAACCAGCCGCGTGCGCCGCGAAGAAGCCGCCGATGCGCTCAGCACCGCCCAGGCCGAGGTGTACCAGGTGGGCAGCACGTTGGCCCGCCTCGAACAGCAGATCCAGCACCAGCGCGAAATGTCGCAGCGCCTCAACAAGGCGCGCGATGAAGCCCAGCAGGCCCTGGCCGAACTGGGCCAGCACATCAGCGGCGACGAAGCCAAACTGATGGTCCTGCGCGACGCCGTGGACGAGGCCGAGCCGCGCCTGGAACAGTTGCAGGAAGAAAACGAAATCAAGCAGGAAGCCCTGCGTGACGCCGAGGCCCGCCTGGCCGACTGGCAGCAGCGCTGGGAAGCCCACACCCGCAGCACCTCCGAAGCCTCGCGCGCCGGTGAAGTCGAACGCACCCGCGTCGACTACCTCGACCGCCAGGTGCTGGAAGCCGACCGCCGCCGCGAAGCGCTGAGCGCCGAACGCGCCAGCCTGGACCTGGACGCGCTGGCCGAGGTGTTCGAAGAACTGCACCTGCAGCACCAGACCCAGAAAGAGGCGCTGGACGGCCTCAACGAGCAGGTTGAAGAACGCAAGCAGGCCGTGGCCGTCCTGCAGGACCGCCAGCGCACCGGGCAGACCGAATTGGCCGAGATCCGCAAGCAGGCCCAGGCCGCGCGCGGCCGCTTGTCGTCGCTGGAAACCCTGCAGCAGGCCGCGTTGGGCCAGGAGCAGGGCGCGGCGGTGGCGTGGCTGAAGGCGCGCGGGCTGGATTCGGGCGCGCGCGTCGGCGAACGCCTGACCGTGGAAAGCGGCTGGGAAAACGCCGTGGAAAGCGCGCTTGGCCAGTTGATCGAAGGCGTGCTGGTAGACGCCCCCGAACAGCTGGTGGCCGAACTGGCCGAGCTGGGCGAGGGCCGCATTGCGCTGGTCTCCGACAGCCAGGCGCCGCTCAGCGTGGCGCCGACCTCGCTGGCGGCCAAGGTGCAGGGCCCCTCCGCGATCCGCCGACTGCTGGCCCGGCTGCATGCCGCCGAAGACCTGGACGCCGCGCGCACCCTGCAGGCCACGCTGGACGAGGGCGACTCGGTCATCACCCGCGGTGGTGAGCGCCTGGGTGACGGCTGGGTGCGCGTCTCGCGCTCCGGCGCGGCCAAGCAGGGCGCGCTGCTGCGCGAGCGCGAGATTGTCACCCTGCGCGGTCAGATCGACACGTTGCAGGAGCGCGAGGCCGAACTGGAACAGCAGCTGTCCGCGTTCCGCGAGCAGCTGCTGGCCGGCGAACAACACCGCGAAGACGCGCAGCGGCAGCTGTACCAGGCCCATCGCAGCGTGTCCGAACTGGGTGGCCAGCTGCAGAGCCAGCAGGGCAAGGTAGAAGCGGCGCGGACCCGCATCGACCGCATTGAAGGCGAACTGCTGCAGCTGCAGGAAACCCTGGATACCGGTCGCGAACAGGTACGCGAGGCCCGTGCGCGGCTGGACGATGCGGTCACCAGCATGGGCGACCTGGAGGCGGTGCGTGCGGCGCTGGAAGGCGAACGTCGCCAGCTCACCGATGCCCGCGACCAGGCCCGTGACCAGGCCCGCAACGTGCGTGAGAGCGCGCATTCGTTGGCGTTGACGCTGGAATCGCAGCGCACCCAGATAGCCTCGCTGAGCCAGGCGCTGGAGCGCATGAGCATCCAGCGTGGCCAGCTCGACACGCGCCTGGGCGAGCTGCATTCGCAGCTGGACCAGGGCGATTCGCCCGTGCAGACCTTGCAGGCCGAGCACCAGAATGCCCTCAGCGAACGCGTGCGCGCCGACCGCGTACTGGGCGAAGCGCGCACCCTGCTGGACGGTATCGACGCCGAACTACGGAATTTTGAACAGACCCGCCACAAGCGCGACGAGCAGGCACTGGCCCAGCGCGAGCGCATCTCCCAGCGCAAGCTGGACCAGCAGGCGCTGGTGCTGAGCGCCGAGCAGCTGTCGGCGTCGGTGGAGAAGGCCGGCTTCGTGCTGCAGGACGTGATCAACACGCTGCCCGAAGACGCCCGCGTGACCGACTGGGAACAGACGGTGCACCAGATCGATGGCCGCATGCGCCGCCTGGAGCCGGTCAACCTGGCCGCCATCCAGGAATACGGCGAAGCGTCGCAGCGCTCGGAGTACCTGGATGCGCAGAACACCGACCTGACCACCGCGCTGGAAACCCTCGAAGACGCCATCCGCAAGATCGACCGTGAAACCCGCGGCCGCTTCAAGGACACCTTCGACCGCGTCAATGCCGGCGTGCAGCAGCTCTATCCGCGCCTGTTCGGCGGTGGCCATGCGTACCTGGAATTGACCGGTGAAGACCTTCTCGACACCGGTGTAGCCATCATGGCGCGGCCGCCTGGCAAGCGCGTGTCCAGCATCTCGCTGCTGTCCGGTGGCGAGAAGGCGATGACCGCGGTGGCGTTGGTGTTTGCGATCTTCCAGCTCAATCCGGCGCCGTTCTGCCTGCTGGACGAGGTGGACGCGCCGCTGGATGAAGCCAACGTCGGCCGCCTGGCCAACATGGTCAAGGAAATGAGTGAAAAGGTGCAGTTCCTGTTCGTCAGCCACAACAAGGCCACCATGGAAGCAGCGCACCAGTTGTCGGGCGTGACCATGCGCGAACCGGGCGTCAGCCGCCTGGTCAGCGTGGACCTGGAGGAGGCGGCACGATTGGCGGGCGCCGCCTGA
- the rplI gene encoding 50S ribosomal protein L9, with amino-acid sequence MKLILLQKVTNLGGLGDLVDVKPGYGRNFLVPTGKAVPATATNVAEFEAKRADYEAKAQSIHADAEARKAQLEGKSVTIAANASTEGKLYGSVGPRDIAEAFTKAGLPLEKSEVILGEGAFRNVGEYEVTVHLHADVETTVKVVVEAEKA; translated from the coding sequence ATGAAGCTGATTCTTCTCCAGAAGGTCACCAACCTCGGCGGTCTGGGCGATCTGGTCGACGTGAAGCCGGGCTACGGCCGCAACTTCCTCGTCCCGACCGGCAAGGCCGTTCCGGCCACCGCCACCAACGTTGCCGAGTTCGAAGCCAAGCGCGCCGACTACGAAGCCAAGGCCCAGTCGATCCACGCTGACGCCGAAGCCCGCAAGGCACAGCTGGAAGGCAAGAGCGTCACCATCGCCGCCAACGCGTCGACGGAAGGCAAGCTGTACGGTTCGGTTGGCCCGCGCGACATCGCCGAAGCCTTCACCAAGGCCGGCCTGCCGCTGGAAAAGAGCGAAGTGATCCTGGGCGAAGGCGCCTTCCGCAACGTGGGCGAGTACGAGGTGACTGTTCACCTGCACGCCGACGTGGAAACCACCGTCAAGGTGGTTGTGGAAGCCGAAAAGGCCTGA
- the rpsR gene encoding 30S ribosomal protein S18 → MSKFFRRRKFCKFTAEGVKEIDYKDLNTLRQYLTENGKIVPSRVTGTKSKYQRQLATAVKRARFLALIPYTDNHDV, encoded by the coding sequence ATGTCCAAGTTCTTCCGTCGCCGCAAGTTCTGCAAGTTCACGGCCGAAGGTGTCAAGGAGATCGATTACAAGGATCTCAACACCCTGCGCCAGTACCTGACCGAGAACGGCAAGATCGTGCCGAGCCGCGTCACCGGTACCAAGTCGAAGTACCAGCGCCAGCTGGCAACGGCCGTCAAGCGCGCCCGTTTCCTGGCCCTGATTCCGTACACCGACAACCACGACGTCTGA
- the rpsF gene encoding 30S ribosomal protein S6, which yields MSRHYEVVFLVHPDQSEQVPAMIERYKALVENGNGTIHRLEDWGRRQLAYPIQNLVKAHYVMLNIECDQAVLSELVESFRFNDAVLRNLVIKRDEADTEQSLIMKSKDEKGDKPERGERRRRDDEEGETTPAADTDAGEDAASAA from the coding sequence ATGAGTCGTCATTACGAAGTCGTGTTCCTGGTCCATCCGGACCAGAGCGAACAGGTCCCGGCCATGATCGAGCGCTACAAGGCGCTGGTCGAGAACGGCAACGGCACCATCCACCGTCTGGAAGACTGGGGCCGTCGTCAGCTGGCCTACCCGATCCAGAACCTGGTGAAGGCCCACTACGTCATGCTCAACATCGAGTGCGACCAGGCCGTGCTGAGCGAGCTGGTGGAGAGCTTCCGCTTCAACGACGCCGTGCTGCGCAACCTCGTCATCAAGCGTGACGAAGCCGACACCGAGCAGTCGCTGATCATGAAGAGCAAGGACGAGAAGGGTGACAAGCCCGAGCGTGGCGAGCGTCGTCGTCGTGATGACGAAGAAGGTGAAACCACCCCCGCCGCTGACACCGATGCCGGCGAAGACGCCGCTTCGGCCGCTTAA
- a CDS encoding iron-sulfur cluster assembly accessory protein, protein MAVSLTPVAFARVQKFVAQTPGALGLRFGVTRTGCSGWGHITDLARDERQGDTVFEQDGVRIYVDADSLGLVDGTEIDFGKHGLSETFTFRNPNATAECGCGESFTTEADKA, encoded by the coding sequence ATGGCTGTAAGCCTTACCCCTGTTGCCTTTGCCCGTGTGCAGAAGTTCGTCGCCCAGACCCCGGGCGCGCTGGGCCTGCGTTTCGGCGTCACCCGTACCGGTTGTTCGGGCTGGGGCCACATCACCGACCTGGCCCGCGACGAGCGCCAGGGCGACACCGTGTTCGAGCAGGACGGGGTGCGCATCTACGTGGATGCCGACAGCCTGGGCCTGGTCGACGGCACCGAGATCGACTTCGGCAAGCACGGGCTGAGCGAGACGTTCACGTTCAGGAACCCGAACGCCACCGCCGAATGCGGCTGCGGCGAGAGCTTCACCACCGAAGCCGACAAGGCCTGA
- the asnS gene encoding asparagine--tRNA ligase: MTVVSVEHALAGKIPEGGEATVRGWVRTVRGSAALAFVNVTDGSCFAPIQVVANDTLDNFDAIKALTPGCSVIARGTLVKSQGKGQSFEIQASSIEIVGLVEDPLTYPIQPKPMSAEFLREVAHLRPRTNLFGAVTRIRNCLSQAVHRFFHENGFNWISTPIITTSDAEGAGQMFRVSTLDMANLPRNDKGEVDFSRDFFGKETFLTVSGQLNVEAYCLALSKVYTFGPTFRAENSNTTRHLAEFWMIEPEIAFADLAEDARLAEQFLKYLFRAVLDERGDDLAFLAERVDKNAITKLEAFINAPFEQIDYTEAVKLLQNSGKKFDFPVEWGLDLQTEHERWLTEEHIGRPVVVTNYPEHIKAFYMRLNDDGKTVAAMDVLAPGIGEIIGGSQREERLDVLDARMAQFGLDREHYGWYRDFRRYGSVPHAGFGLGFERLVVYVCGLGNIRDAIAYPRAPGTAEF, translated from the coding sequence ATGACGGTGGTCAGCGTTGAACATGCGCTTGCCGGGAAGATCCCGGAAGGCGGCGAGGCAACCGTACGCGGTTGGGTGCGTACGGTGCGTGGGTCGGCAGCACTGGCCTTCGTCAATGTCACCGATGGCTCCTGCTTTGCCCCCATCCAGGTGGTGGCCAATGACACCCTGGACAACTTCGACGCGATCAAGGCCCTCACCCCCGGCTGCTCGGTGATCGCCCGCGGCACCCTGGTCAAGTCGCAGGGCAAGGGCCAGTCCTTCGAGATCCAGGCCAGCAGCATCGAGATCGTCGGCCTGGTCGAAGACCCGCTGACCTACCCGATCCAGCCCAAGCCGATGAGCGCCGAGTTCCTGCGTGAAGTGGCGCACCTGCGCCCGCGCACCAACCTGTTCGGCGCGGTCACCCGCATCCGCAACTGCCTGTCCCAGGCCGTGCACCGCTTCTTCCACGAGAACGGGTTCAACTGGATCAGCACCCCGATCATCACCACCTCCGATGCCGAAGGCGCCGGCCAGATGTTCCGGGTCTCCACCCTGGACATGGCCAACCTGCCCCGCAACGACAAGGGCGAGGTCGATTTCAGCCGCGATTTCTTCGGCAAGGAAACCTTCCTGACCGTGTCCGGTCAGCTCAACGTCGAGGCGTACTGCCTGGCCCTGAGCAAGGTGTACACGTTCGGCCCGACCTTCCGCGCCGAAAACTCCAACACCACCCGCCACCTGGCGGAGTTCTGGATGATCGAGCCGGAAATCGCCTTCGCCGACCTGGCCGAAGACGCGCGCCTGGCCGAGCAGTTCCTGAAGTACCTGTTCCGCGCGGTGCTCGACGAGCGTGGCGACGACCTGGCGTTCCTGGCCGAGCGCGTGGACAAGAACGCGATCACCAAGCTGGAGGCCTTCATCAATGCCCCGTTCGAGCAGATCGACTACACCGAGGCGGTGAAGCTGCTGCAGAACTCGGGCAAGAAGTTCGACTTCCCGGTCGAGTGGGGCCTGGACCTGCAGACCGAGCACGAGCGCTGGCTGACCGAGGAGCACATCGGCCGCCCGGTGGTGGTGACCAACTACCCTGAGCACATCAAGGCGTTCTACATGCGCCTGAACGACGACGGCAAGACCGTTGCGGCGATGGACGTGCTGGCCCCGGGCATCGGCGAGATCATCGGCGGCAGCCAGCGCGAAGAGCGCCTGGACGTGCTGGACGCGCGCATGGCGCAGTTCGGCCTGGACCGCGAACACTACGGCTGGTACCGCGATTTCCGCCGCTACGGTTCGGTGCCGCACGCCGGCTTCGGGCTGGGCTTCGAGCGCCTGGTGGTCTACGTCTGCGGCCTGGGCAACATCCGCGATGCGATCGCCTACCCGCGCGCACCGGGCACCGCCGAGTTCTGA
- a CDS encoding FMN-binding negative transcriptional regulator gives MFIPSAFAETDLIWLDRLLARDAFVTLVTNGADGYPQATRLPVVYTRGAGGILIEGHWAKPNPQAGHAGPATLLVNGPHAYVSPGWYPDKVAQARVPTWNYAAAELRGVLEPVTDPDALVAMLDALSMHYEGTVGGDWDLLPIEPRQQRMLAGIVGFRFRPAQVQIKLKLSQNHPEANQRSVIDALSTLDAPASRELAQWMRWRRDGDAAG, from the coding sequence ATGTTCATTCCGTCCGCCTTCGCCGAGACCGATCTGATCTGGCTGGACCGGCTGCTGGCGCGCGATGCGTTCGTCACCCTCGTGACCAACGGAGCCGACGGCTACCCGCAGGCCACGCGCCTGCCGGTGGTGTATACGCGTGGTGCGGGCGGCATCCTGATCGAGGGCCACTGGGCCAAACCGAATCCGCAGGCCGGCCACGCCGGCCCGGCCACGCTGCTGGTGAACGGCCCGCACGCGTATGTGTCGCCGGGCTGGTATCCGGACAAGGTCGCGCAGGCGCGCGTGCCAACCTGGAACTATGCCGCGGCCGAACTGCGCGGCGTGCTGGAGCCGGTCACCGACCCGGACGCGCTGGTGGCGATGCTGGACGCACTGAGCATGCATTACGAAGGCACGGTGGGCGGCGATTGGGACCTGCTGCCGATCGAGCCGCGCCAGCAGCGCATGCTGGCCGGCATCGTCGGCTTCCGCTTCCGGCCGGCCCAGGTACAGATCAAGCTCAAACTGAGCCAGAACCACCCGGAGGCGAACCAGCGCAGCGTGATCGACGCGCTGTCGACGCTGGACGCCCCGGCTTCCCGCGAGCTGGCGCAGTGGATGCGCTGGCGCCGCGACGGCGACGCCGCCGGCTGA
- the can gene encoding carbonate dehydratase, whose product MKDIHKLLQNNREWADRIEKEDPDFFHQLAKQQHPEYLWIGCSDSRVPANQIIGMAPGEVFVHRNVANVVVHTDLNCLSVIQYAVDQLKVKHILIVGHYGCGGVHASLNNTRVGLADNWLRHVGDVAQKHAAIMDAIEEPELKHARLCELNVIEQVVNACRSTIVQDAWARGQKLMVHGWVYSLKDGRVREMGIDVGAPEDLQPAYERALAHVPRRGKRD is encoded by the coding sequence ATGAAAGACATCCACAAGCTGCTGCAGAACAACCGCGAATGGGCGGACCGGATCGAGAAGGAAGACCCCGACTTCTTCCACCAGCTGGCCAAGCAGCAGCATCCGGAATACCTGTGGATCGGCTGCTCGGATTCGCGCGTGCCGGCCAACCAGATCATCGGGATGGCGCCGGGCGAAGTGTTCGTGCACCGCAACGTCGCCAACGTGGTCGTGCACACCGACCTCAACTGCCTGAGCGTGATCCAGTACGCGGTGGACCAGCTGAAGGTGAAACACATCCTGATCGTGGGCCATTACGGCTGCGGCGGCGTACACGCCAGCCTGAACAACACGCGCGTGGGCCTGGCCGACAACTGGCTGCGGCACGTGGGCGATGTGGCGCAGAAGCATGCCGCGATCATGGACGCGATCGAAGAGCCGGAGCTGAAGCATGCGCGGCTGTGCGAACTGAACGTGATCGAGCAGGTGGTGAATGCCTGCCGGTCGACGATCGTGCAGGACGCCTGGGCGCGCGGGCAGAAGCTGATGGTGCACGGCTGGGTCTACAGCCTGAAGGACGGCCGGGTGCGCGAAATGGGCATCGACGTGGGCGCACCGGAAGACCTGCAGCCAGCCTACGAGCGGGCGCTGGCGCACGTACCGCGCCGCGGCAAGCGCGACTGA
- a CDS encoding 3-hydroxyanthranilate 3,4-dioxygenase → MLPMPINLLGWIEEHRHLLKPPVGNKMIENGDFIVMVVGGPNSRTDYHYDEGPEWFYQLEGEMVLKVQEDGAVRDIPIRAGEIFLLPGKVPHSPRRPPGGVGLVVERKRLAHERDGLLWFCERCNHKLYEEFFALENIETDLPKVFARYQASVEMRTCEACGHVDPLPGAVAVED, encoded by the coding sequence ATGCTCCCCATGCCGATCAACCTGCTGGGCTGGATCGAAGAACACCGGCACCTGCTGAAGCCGCCGGTGGGCAACAAGATGATCGAGAACGGGGACTTCATCGTGATGGTGGTGGGCGGACCGAACAGCCGGACGGACTACCATTACGACGAAGGCCCGGAGTGGTTCTACCAGCTCGAAGGCGAGATGGTGCTGAAGGTGCAGGAAGACGGCGCCGTGCGCGACATTCCGATCCGCGCGGGCGAGATTTTCCTGCTGCCGGGCAAGGTGCCGCATTCCCCGCGCCGCCCGCCCGGCGGCGTGGGACTGGTAGTGGAGCGCAAGCGCCTCGCCCACGAACGCGACGGCCTGCTGTGGTTCTGCGAACGCTGCAACCACAAACTGTACGAAGAATTCTTCGCGCTGGAAAACATCGAAACGGACCTGCCGAAAGTGTTTGCGCGGTACCAGGCATCGGTGGAGATGCGCACGTGTGAGGCCTGCGGGCATGTGGACCCGTTGCCGGGGGCTGTTGCGGTTGAGGATTGA
- the kynU gene encoding kynureninase: MSELLSRTHAVALDAADPLRTLRSEFVFPQHNHRDQTYFVGNSLGLQPRGARAAVQDVMDKWASLAVEGHFTGDTQWLRYHRLVSEQLARIVGALPSEVVAMNTLSVNLHLMMVSFYRPSRERPAILIEAGAFPTDRHAVESQIRFHGFDPATDLIEVQPDEPNGTISLQAIERAITEHGPRLALVLWPGVQYRSGQVFDLDAITRMARLQGARVGFDLAHSVGNVPLQLHDIAPDFAVWCHYKYLNAGPGAVAGCFVHERHHRDTSLPRFAGWWGHEEATRFKMAPQFVPAVGAEGWQLSNPPVLGLAPLRAALDVVDKAGGIAALREKSLRLTGLLDALVRARLTGVLEVLTPSEPDRRGCQLSLRVVGGRERGRSLFEYLQTVGVLGDWREPDVIRISPTPLYNRYQDLHHFVDEVDAWAGL, from the coding sequence ATGTCCGAACTTCTCAGCCGCACCCACGCTGTTGCCCTGGACGCCGCCGACCCACTGCGCACCCTGCGCAGCGAGTTCGTCTTCCCCCAGCACAACCACCGCGACCAGACCTACTTCGTCGGCAACTCGCTTGGCCTGCAACCGCGCGGCGCCCGGGCCGCGGTCCAGGACGTCATGGACAAATGGGCCAGCCTCGCCGTCGAAGGCCACTTCACCGGTGATACCCAGTGGCTGCGCTACCACCGCCTCGTCAGCGAACAGCTCGCCCGCATCGTCGGCGCGCTGCCCAGCGAAGTGGTCGCCATGAACACCCTCAGCGTCAACCTGCACCTGATGATGGTCAGCTTCTACCGGCCCAGCCGCGAGCGCCCCGCCATCCTCATCGAAGCCGGCGCGTTCCCCACCGACCGCCACGCCGTCGAATCGCAGATCCGCTTCCACGGCTTCGACCCGGCCACCGACCTTATCGAAGTCCAGCCCGACGAACCCAACGGCACCATTTCACTGCAGGCCATCGAGCGTGCCATCACCGAACACGGCCCGCGCCTGGCGCTGGTCCTGTGGCCCGGCGTGCAGTACCGCAGCGGCCAGGTCTTCGACCTTGATGCCATCACCCGCATGGCCCGCCTGCAGGGCGCCCGCGTCGGCTTCGACCTAGCCCACTCGGTCGGCAACGTACCCCTGCAGCTGCACGACATCGCCCCCGACTTCGCCGTCTGGTGCCACTATAAATACCTCAACGCCGGCCCCGGCGCCGTGGCCGGCTGCTTCGTGCACGAACGCCACCACCGCGACACCAGCCTGCCGCGCTTCGCCGGCTGGTGGGGCCACGAGGAAGCCACCCGCTTCAAGATGGCCCCGCAGTTCGTGCCCGCCGTCGGCGCCGAAGGCTGGCAGCTCAGCAACCCGCCCGTGCTCGGCCTGGCCCCGCTACGCGCCGCGCTCGACGTCGTCGACAAGGCCGGTGGCATCGCTGCCCTGCGCGAAAAGTCGCTGCGCCTGACCGGCCTGCTCGACGCGCTGGTGCGCGCCCGCCTGACCGGCGTGCTGGAGGTGCTCACCCCCAGCGAGCCGGACCGCCGCGGCTGCCAGCTCTCGCTGCGCGTGGTAGGGGGGCGCGAGCGTGGCCGCAGCCTGTTCGAATACCTGCAGACCGTCGGCGTGCTCGGTGACTGGCGGGAACCGGACGTCATCCGCATCTCGCCCACGCCGCTCTACAACCGTTACCAGGACCTGCACCACTTCGTCGACGAAGTGGACGCCTGGGCAGGGCTGTAA